The proteins below are encoded in one region of Bosea sp. BIWAKO-01:
- a CDS encoding ABC transporter substrate-binding protein — MRARILTTSIAVAALLTAAGVALAADKVTIMVGGYEKQIYLPAKLAESLGYFKDEGLDVELLNEAAGVDAENEMLAGAVQGVVGFYDHSVDLQAKGKYVMSVVQFSQAPGEVELVSSKYPDVKSMADLKGKTLGVTGLGSSTNFLTQYLMMKSGVKLGDFTSLPVGAGTTFIAAMQQDKIQAGMTTEPTISRLLATGEARVLVDMRTVEKTKEALGGTYPAASLYMQTAWIEKNKPIVQKLANAFVKTLRYINTHDAADIADKMPKDYYAGNKEAYVKALADGKAMFTVDGVMPQGGPETVLAVLSAFSKNIQGKQIDLSKTYTTEFVKNVK, encoded by the coding sequence ATGCGCGCCCGTATTCTCACGACATCGATCGCAGTCGCCGCACTGCTGACTGCGGCTGGCGTCGCGCTGGCTGCCGACAAGGTCACCATCATGGTGGGCGGCTACGAGAAGCAGATCTACCTGCCGGCCAAGCTCGCGGAGAGCCTGGGTTACTTCAAGGACGAAGGGCTCGATGTCGAGCTGCTGAACGAAGCCGCCGGCGTCGACGCCGAGAACGAGATGCTGGCCGGCGCGGTTCAGGGCGTCGTCGGCTTCTACGACCATAGCGTCGACCTGCAGGCCAAGGGCAAATATGTGATGTCCGTGGTGCAGTTCAGCCAGGCGCCGGGCGAAGTCGAGCTGGTCTCGTCCAAATATCCCGACGTGAAGTCGATGGCGGACCTGAAGGGCAAGACGCTCGGCGTGACCGGGCTCGGCTCCTCGACCAATTTCCTGACGCAGTACCTGATGATGAAGTCCGGCGTGAAGCTCGGCGACTTCACCTCGCTTCCGGTCGGCGCCGGCACGACCTTCATCGCGGCCATGCAGCAGGACAAGATCCAGGCCGGCATGACGACGGAACCGACGATCTCCCGCCTGCTCGCCACCGGCGAGGCCCGGGTCCTGGTCGATATGCGCACCGTCGAGAAGACCAAGGAAGCGCTCGGCGGCACCTATCCGGCCGCCTCGCTCTACATGCAGACGGCCTGGATCGAGAAGAACAAGCCGATCGTCCAGAAGCTCGCCAACGCCTTCGTCAAGACGCTGCGCTACATCAATACGCATGATGCCGCCGACATCGCCGACAAGATGCCGAAGGATTATTACGCCGGCAACAAGGAGGCCTACGTCAAGGCGCTGGCCGACGGAAAGGCCATGTTCACGGTCGACGGCGTGATGCCGCAAGGCGGCCCGGAAACGGTCCTCGCCGTGCTCTCGGCCTTCTCGAAGAATATCCAGGGCAAGCAGATCGACCTGTCGAAGACCTACACGACCGAGTTCGTGAAGAACGTCAAATAG
- a CDS encoding autotransporter-associated beta strand repeat-containing protein: MNLSQQGLHRGLGRFAPGDLGLAMGAKIEMKRPAATPSSGYGLPQVGAAASPKRTPHGRLRRQALFLTCTALVAAPLSAWAVTFNANDAASLQAAIAAVNSGAADTINITGNITLTSELPPITAAVTINGNGNTVSGNNQYRVLFVAAPSGAAVNISNVTLADGYAKGGNGGGGGGGGMGAGGAIFAMSGANTLTDVGFSGNRAQGGNGGTGATGGGGGLGGNGSGPGGFISGGGGGIGVGATGGTNSTGGGAGILPGAGGGSASSTGGGANGGGGGGSSAGSGGGGGGVGGGNSGGSAGGSGGFGGGGGGSGSNAAGNGGFGGGGGGGYQGTMTGGWGGFGGGGGAAINGPGGSVYGGGGGGSSGLGGGGGGMGAGGAVFVCSATINASCGATLTISNNANKTIDGTVVAGISQGSGGAGTAQGGSLFLTNGTVGNISVASGTTTTISGSIVGTGDGGIALSGGGTLALTSTTNSFNGISVSGTGSTLSVAAPGSVTGTIALADRTRLHFAGGGNYGNAATVAGVTTLDTGGVGNTVTYSGQISNGSGAGAIEVIGGGTLALTNIANSYSNGTTVKGNTTLSLNDDRVLGASTGGLTLGDATSFGRVASTAGFSSARAIVLGQGGGEFAPGLGATVTLSGTVSGTGGVLRVAGPGRLVLTASNSYDGGTEVTGGTLAISHNNALGSGTLTLADQSTLLLNSGGMNVANAMKLRGTANFAIASGSQSTYSGVISDDSGPAGLSVSGSGKLILTGANSYSGGTTISAATTLQLGNGATNGTIVGPVVNNGTLAFETLGSVGFGGTVTGTGALTKLGSGTLTLTGAVGSTGATNINGGTLAIGAGGSLASTGTVWLNASTAVLDLNGHALTIGGLGGSFGEVKLGNSGVLTLGGSGNNYLGIISGAGSVIKSGGSTQVLAGENTYTGGTTISSGALQIGMGGTTGSIIGNVVNNGLIAFNRSDDYTFAGNISGTGGMIKSSTGVLTLTGVHTFTGETNVSAGTLQIGDGVTDGSFAGSIFNIAHVIFNTGGSSSYAGSIYDTSGPAGTLTKTGAGTLTLTGANTYRGGTTVSAGTLALGGHGRLLGDGAVTVVAGATFDVGGYAQGVGALSGAGTVQLGSGGALTVGNADASSTFAGSIIGGGSLTKAGTGTFTLTGANSFTGGTTISGGTLQIGDGAGTGSLVGNVVNNATLAFNRTGSLTLAGDILGTGALTKSGTGTLTLAGAASHTGGTTISAGALQIGDGGTIGAISGNILNNGALSFKRSNELSYAGVISGSGSLTQAGGGTLTLTAANTYSGGTTISAGILRIGNDGTNDGSVGGAVFNDGTFEFDNLNAASIAGVISGNGALRKLGSNTLTLTGASTYYGPTSIAAGTLRLGGNNRLNASGDVSVSSGASFDLGGFSQAIGALSGAGEVKLGSGGALSTGRATDAIFAGVISGAGSLTKTGTGRLTLAGDNTFTGSTTIAAGTLQIGDAGTAGALATDVSNSGVLAFNRTDEHIFDKVISDGVGAGSVEQNGTGRTIFTGANTYTGGTTVNAGALQIGNGGAAGSIAGSVTVASGAEFAVKRSDIYALPNAVSGAGSFAQRGTGTTVLGDGMTYSGGTVIEAGTLKVGSGGAQGSLGSGAIANAGALVIDKNNAVMIAGAISGTGSFETTGGTGGSGVTKLSGASTYTGATTVSGGTLEVSGSLGNTAVTVQSGATLAGAGSITGAVTVASGARLAPGANPGTLATGTLTVGALVLSSGSQLDFDLGLPNLPAGSGSDRVDVTGNLTLAGTLNVANAGGFGGGIYRLFNYGGTLTNNGVVLGTLPGGVSAGDLSVQTSVSSQVNLVNSNGLTLKFWDGGAAGNANNGAIDGGAGIWSATSGNWTNQDGSINAPAAPAPGFMVFQGTAGIVTVDTSLGAVSATGMQFDANGYRIEGGALALSGTQAIIRVGDGTTGGASYVATIASNLTGASELVKTDFGTLVLSGTNSYTGGTLLNAGTLSVSADGNLGQAAGGLAFNGGVLRVTGTSFTSTSRTVSWGSNGGGFDIADAANSFTLSQALSGTGGLAKLGAGTLVLTGTNSHTGGTTISAGTLQVGAGSTTGEITGAVVNNGRLAFNRSDSVTFAGAISGSGALTQMGSGTLTLTGANSYTGGTAISAGTLQIGDGGTTGAISGNVANSGTLAFKRSDLVAFSGQISGTGALKQLGTGTLNLTGVNTYSGGTTITAGTLRGSATSFGSGAILNNAALVIDQNSDAQFANAINGNGRFTKTGTGSLNLTGTSTLSGPTTIAAGRLAVNGSLANSAVTVESGATLGGNGTIGRLNVLSGGIVAPGNSIGTLTVNGNVLFAPGSIYQVEVNGAGQSDQIISTGTITVSGATLAIAAISGSMPPSARFKLFDAAGGVSGQFNSVTSNFAFLTTGLSYDASQTYLTIARNDASFGSVGQTRNQTSLGAAGERLGTGNPVYDAIVKLDAPSARQAFDALSGEVHASAQSILVEDSTVVRTTAIDRLRSAFGTVAAAQQPVMTYGFTADMAAPVTGPMPRLVPNDRFAVWGQGFGSWGRNEAQGGVSKLSRSSGGFLLGADAAVFDNWRVGLYSGYSRSTFEAKGRISSGNSDNYHLGLYGGGQWGALGLRAGAAYSWHDLTVDRTVSFTGFSDRLRGDYNAATAQVFGELGYRIDAGRVALEPFAGLAYVNLQTDGFSERGGTAALASRSSDMSTAFSTLGMRASTTVTVNGMALELRGALAWRHAFGDVMPASLLSFAGGTPFSITGIPIAKNAAVLDAGLDLAVAPNARLSLSYGGQYSAHAIEQTVKGSLAVKF; this comes from the coding sequence ATGAACCTCTCGCAACAGGGGTTGCATCGGGGGCTGGGGCGCTTCGCGCCGGGGGATTTGGGTTTGGCTATGGGCGCGAAGATCGAGATGAAGCGGCCGGCGGCAACGCCGAGCAGCGGCTACGGCCTGCCTCAGGTCGGAGCGGCGGCGAGCCCGAAGCGCACCCCGCATGGCAGGTTGCGCCGTCAGGCGCTGTTTCTCACCTGCACGGCGCTGGTCGCGGCGCCCCTATCTGCCTGGGCGGTCACCTTCAATGCCAATGATGCGGCTTCGCTGCAGGCGGCGATCGCCGCCGTCAACAGCGGCGCTGCCGATACGATCAACATCACCGGAAACATCACGCTGACGAGCGAATTGCCGCCGATCACGGCGGCCGTGACGATCAACGGCAACGGCAACACGGTCAGCGGCAACAACCAGTACCGCGTCCTCTTCGTCGCCGCGCCGAGCGGCGCCGCGGTCAACATCTCGAACGTGACGCTCGCCGACGGCTACGCCAAGGGTGGCAATGGCGGTGGCGGCGGCGGCGGCGGCATGGGCGCCGGCGGTGCGATCTTCGCAATGTCGGGCGCAAACACGCTGACCGATGTCGGATTTTCCGGCAATCGCGCGCAGGGCGGCAACGGTGGCACCGGAGCCACGGGCGGCGGTGGCGGCCTTGGTGGCAACGGCAGCGGCCCAGGCGGGTTCATATCCGGCGGTGGCGGCGGCATTGGCGTCGGCGCCACGGGCGGAACCAACTCCACAGGGGGTGGTGCCGGCATCCTGCCGGGGGCGGGGGGCGGTTCGGCCAGCAGCACCGGTGGCGGTGCGAACGGTGGCGGTGGTGGCGGCAGCAGTGCCGGCAGCGGTGGCGGTGGCGGCGGCGTCGGCGGCGGTAACTCCGGTGGTTCGGCCGGCGGCAGCGGCGGATTTGGCGGCGGTGGCGGCGGTTCTGGCAGCAACGCAGCAGGCAATGGCGGGTTCGGCGGCGGCGGCGGCGGCGGCTACCAGGGCACCATGACCGGCGGCTGGGGCGGTTTCGGCGGCGGCGGCGGAGCAGCAATCAATGGTCCCGGCGGGAGCGTTTACGGAGGGGGAGGCGGCGGGTCCTCGGGGTTGGGCGGCGGCGGCGGCGGCATGGGCGCCGGCGGGGCGGTGTTCGTCTGTTCAGCGACGATCAATGCCAGCTGCGGCGCGACGCTGACGATTTCGAACAACGCCAACAAGACCATCGATGGTACGGTGGTAGCGGGCATCAGCCAGGGCAGTGGCGGCGCGGGTACGGCACAGGGTGGGTCGCTCTTCCTGACCAATGGTACGGTTGGAAACATCAGCGTCGCCAGCGGTACGACGACAACGATCTCGGGCTCGATCGTCGGCACCGGCGATGGCGGCATCGCACTCTCGGGCGGCGGCACCCTGGCGCTGACCAGTACGACGAACAGCTTCAACGGAATCTCGGTCAGCGGCACGGGCTCGACGCTCAGCGTGGCGGCCCCGGGCAGCGTGACAGGCACGATCGCGCTCGCTGACCGCACCCGGCTGCATTTCGCCGGAGGTGGCAACTACGGCAACGCCGCGACGGTGGCCGGCGTCACGACGCTGGATACGGGCGGCGTCGGCAATACCGTGACCTATTCCGGACAGATCTCCAATGGCAGCGGGGCCGGCGCCATCGAGGTCATCGGCGGAGGCACGCTGGCGCTGACCAATATCGCCAACAGCTATTCCAACGGCACCACGGTCAAGGGCAATACCACCCTGAGCCTCAATGACGACCGTGTGCTCGGTGCTTCCACTGGCGGCCTGACGCTCGGCGACGCCACGAGCTTTGGCCGGGTGGCGTCGACCGCAGGCTTTTCCTCAGCACGCGCCATCGTGCTCGGCCAGGGCGGCGGCGAATTCGCGCCGGGGCTCGGCGCCACTGTGACCTTGAGCGGAACGGTCAGCGGAACGGGTGGGGTCCTGAGAGTGGCGGGGCCGGGCCGATTGGTGCTGACGGCCAGCAACAGCTATGACGGTGGGACGGAGGTTACGGGCGGCACGCTCGCCATCAGCCACAACAACGCGCTGGGTTCGGGCACGCTTACGCTCGCGGATCAGTCGACATTGCTTCTGAACAGCGGCGGCATGAATGTCGCGAATGCGATGAAGCTGCGCGGCACCGCAAACTTTGCAATCGCGTCGGGCTCCCAGAGCACCTATTCCGGTGTGATCTCGGATGACTCCGGCCCGGCCGGCCTCTCCGTGAGCGGCTCCGGGAAGCTGATCCTGACCGGTGCGAACAGCTATAGCGGCGGAACGACGATCTCCGCGGCCACCACGTTACAACTCGGCAATGGCGCCACCAACGGCACGATCGTCGGCCCTGTGGTCAACAACGGAACCCTGGCGTTCGAAACCCTCGGCAGCGTCGGCTTTGGCGGCACGGTCACCGGCACGGGCGCTCTGACCAAGTTGGGCAGCGGCACGCTGACGCTCACGGGTGCCGTCGGCAGCACCGGTGCGACAAATATCAATGGCGGCACGCTCGCGATCGGTGCAGGCGGCAGCCTCGCCAGCACGGGCACGGTTTGGCTCAACGCGTCAACCGCCGTCCTCGACCTCAACGGCCATGCGCTGACGATCGGTGGGCTCGGCGGTTCGTTCGGTGAGGTCAAGCTCGGCAATAGCGGCGTGCTGACCCTTGGCGGCTCGGGCAACAACTATCTCGGCATCATCTCGGGTGCCGGCTCGGTGATCAAGAGCGGAGGCTCTACGCAGGTCCTGGCCGGCGAAAACACCTATACCGGCGGCACAACGATCAGTTCCGGTGCGCTGCAGATCGGCATGGGCGGAACCACGGGTTCCATCATCGGCAACGTCGTCAATAACGGTCTTATCGCCTTCAACCGCTCGGATGATTACACCTTCGCTGGCAATATTTCCGGCACGGGCGGCATGATTAAATCGTCCACCGGCGTATTGACGCTGACCGGCGTGCATACCTTTACCGGCGAGACCAATGTCAGCGCAGGGACACTGCAGATCGGCGATGGCGTCACCGATGGCTCTTTCGCCGGCAGTATCTTCAATATCGCCCATGTCATCTTCAACACGGGCGGCAGCAGCAGCTATGCCGGCAGCATCTATGACACGAGCGGCCCAGCAGGCACCTTGACCAAGACCGGCGCCGGCACCCTGACGCTGACCGGCGCGAACACCTATCGCGGCGGCACCACGGTGAGCGCTGGCACGCTGGCGCTGGGCGGCCACGGCCGGCTGCTGGGTGATGGCGCGGTTACGGTGGTCGCGGGTGCGACCTTCGACGTCGGCGGCTATGCGCAAGGCGTAGGTGCGCTCTCGGGCGCCGGCACGGTCCAGCTCGGTTCGGGCGGCGCACTGACGGTCGGCAACGCCGATGCCTCCTCGACCTTCGCCGGTAGCATCATCGGCGGCGGTTCGCTGACCAAGGCGGGGACGGGCACCTTTACGCTGACCGGAGCCAACAGCTTCACCGGTGGCACGACGATCAGCGGTGGCACATTGCAGATCGGCGACGGCGCCGGCACCGGCTCGCTCGTCGGCAATGTCGTCAACAACGCCACGCTCGCCTTCAACCGCACCGGCAGCCTGACCTTGGCGGGCGATATCTTGGGCACGGGCGCGCTGACCAAGAGTGGGACTGGCACGTTGACCCTGGCCGGCGCGGCCAGCCATACCGGCGGCACCACAATCAGCGCCGGCGCCCTGCAGATCGGCGACGGCGGCACGATCGGCGCGATTTCCGGCAACATTCTCAACAACGGCGCGCTGAGTTTCAAGCGCTCCAACGAGCTGAGCTATGCCGGCGTGATCAGCGGCAGCGGCTCGCTGACCCAGGCCGGCGGCGGCACCCTGACGCTGACGGCTGCGAACACCTATTCCGGCGGCACCACCATCAGCGCCGGCATCTTGCGGATCGGCAATGACGGCACGAACGATGGTTCGGTCGGGGGCGCTGTTTTCAACGACGGCACGTTCGAATTCGACAACCTGAACGCTGCCAGCATCGCCGGCGTGATCTCCGGCAATGGCGCGCTCCGCAAGCTTGGCAGCAACACGCTGACGCTGACCGGCGCCAGCACCTATTACGGCCCGACCTCCATCGCCGCCGGCACCTTGCGGCTCGGCGGCAACAACCGGTTGAACGCGAGCGGCGATGTCTCGGTCTCCTCGGGAGCGTCCTTCGACCTTGGCGGCTTCTCGCAAGCCATCGGCGCACTCAGCGGTGCAGGCGAGGTCAAGCTCGGGTCGGGCGGGGCGCTCAGCACGGGCAGGGCCACCGATGCGATCTTTGCCGGCGTCATCAGCGGCGCGGGCTCGCTGACCAAGACGGGCACGGGCCGCCTGACCTTGGCGGGCGACAACACTTTTACCGGCAGCACGACGATCGCCGCCGGCACGCTGCAGATCGGCGATGCCGGAACGGCTGGCGCCCTTGCGACTGATGTCAGCAATAGCGGCGTCCTCGCCTTCAACCGCACGGACGAACACATCTTCGACAAGGTGATTTCAGACGGCGTCGGCGCAGGCTCGGTCGAACAGAACGGCACCGGCCGGACAATCTTCACCGGCGCAAACACGTATACGGGCGGCACCACGGTCAATGCCGGCGCATTGCAGATCGGCAATGGCGGCGCGGCGGGCTCGATCGCGGGCTCGGTCACGGTTGCGTCCGGCGCCGAATTCGCGGTCAAGCGCTCCGATATCTATGCGCTGCCCAACGCCGTCAGCGGCGCAGGCAGCTTCGCCCAACGCGGCACCGGCACGACGGTCCTCGGCGATGGAATGACCTATAGCGGCGGCACCGTGATCGAGGCCGGTACGCTCAAGGTCGGCAGCGGCGGCGCACAGGGCTCGCTCGGCAGCGGCGCCATCGCCAATGCCGGCGCCCTCGTCATCGACAAGAACAACGCGGTCATGATCGCCGGCGCGATCAGCGGCACCGGCAGTTTCGAAACGACCGGCGGTACCGGCGGTTCGGGCGTCACCAAACTCTCGGGCGCCAGCACCTATACGGGCGCGACCACGGTCAGCGGCGGTACGCTGGAGGTGTCGGGCTCGCTCGGCAATACCGCGGTCACGGTGCAGAGTGGTGCGACCCTGGCGGGCGCGGGCTCGATCACAGGCGCGGTCACGGTTGCCAGCGGCGCACGCCTGGCGCCGGGCGCCAATCCCGGCACCCTGGCCACGGGCACGCTCACCGTCGGCGCGCTGGTATTGTCCTCCGGTTCGCAGCTCGACTTCGATCTCGGCCTGCCCAATCTTCCGGCTGGGAGCGGCAGCGACCGCGTCGACGTGACCGGCAATCTCACGCTCGCAGGCACTCTCAATGTCGCGAATGCCGGCGGCTTCGGCGGCGGCATCTATCGCCTGTTCAACTATGGCGGCACGCTGACCAATAACGGCGTGGTGCTGGGCACCCTGCCGGGCGGCGTTTCGGCCGGCGATCTCTCGGTGCAGACCTCCGTCTCGAGCCAGGTCAACCTGGTCAACAGCAACGGCCTCACCCTGAAATTCTGGGACGGCGGCGCGGCGGGCAACGCCAATAACGGCGCGATCGATGGCGGCGCCGGAATCTGGAGCGCGACCAGCGGCAACTGGACCAACCAGGACGGCAGCATCAACGCCCCGGCGGCGCCGGCCCCGGGATTCATGGTCTTCCAGGGTACGGCCGGCATCGTCACGGTCGATACCAGCCTCGGTGCGGTCTCGGCGACCGGCATGCAGTTCGACGCGAACGGGTACAGGATCGAGGGGGGCGCGCTTGCCCTCAGCGGCACGCAGGCGATCATCCGTGTCGGCGACGGCACCACGGGCGGCGCCTCTTATGTCGCAACCATCGCATCGAACCTGACCGGTGCGAGCGAACTGGTGAAGACCGATTTCGGCACGCTCGTCCTCTCCGGCACCAATAGCTACACCGGCGGCACGCTGCTGAATGCCGGCACGCTCTCGGTCTCCGCCGACGGCAATCTCGGCCAGGCGGCTGGTGGCCTCGCCTTCAATGGCGGCGTGCTGCGTGTCACCGGCACGAGCTTCACCTCGACCAGTCGGACGGTGAGCTGGGGCAGCAATGGCGGCGGCTTCGACATCGCGGATGCCGCCAACAGCTTCACCCTGAGCCAGGCGCTCAGCGGCACCGGCGGGCTTGCCAAGCTCGGCGCGGGCACGCTCGTCCTGACCGGAACGAACAGCCATACCGGCGGCACGACGATCTCGGCCGGCACCTTGCAGGTCGGCGCCGGCAGCACGACGGGCGAGATCACGGGTGCTGTCGTCAACAACGGCAGGCTCGCCTTCAACCGCTCAGATAGCGTGACCTTCGCAGGCGCCATATCCGGCTCGGGCGCCCTGACCCAGATGGGGTCGGGCACACTGACCTTGACGGGCGCCAACAGCTATACGGGCGGTACGGCGATCAGCGCCGGCACCTTGCAGATCGGCGATGGCGGCACGACAGGCGCGATCAGCGGCAATGTCGCCAATAGCGGCACGCTGGCCTTCAAGAGGTCCGACCTGGTCGCCTTTTCCGGCCAGATTTCGGGAACGGGTGCGCTGAAGCAGCTCGGAACCGGCACGCTCAACCTGACCGGCGTCAACACCTATTCCGGCGGCACGACGATCACGGCCGGCACGCTGCGCGGCAGCGCGACCAGCTTCGGCAGCGGCGCGATCCTGAACAACGCCGCGCTGGTGATCGACCAGAACAGCGACGCCCAGTTCGCCAACGCCATCAACGGCAATGGCCGCTTCACCAAGACGGGTACGGGCTCGCTCAACCTGACCGGCACCAGCACGCTGTCGGGCCCCACCACGATCGCAGCCGGGCGGCTGGCCGTGAACGGCTCGCTCGCCAATTCGGCCGTGACCGTCGAAAGCGGGGCGACGCTCGGCGGCAATGGCACGATCGGCCGGCTGAACGTGCTCAGCGGAGGTATCGTCGCCCCGGGCAACTCGATCGGTACCCTGACCGTCAACGGCAACGTGCTCTTCGCACCCGGCTCGATCTATCAGGTCGAGGTCAATGGCGCCGGCCAGTCGGACCAGATCATCTCGACCGGCACCATCACGGTCTCCGGCGCCACGCTGGCGATCGCGGCCATCTCGGGTTCGATGCCGCCATCCGCGCGCTTCAAGCTCTTCGATGCCGCTGGCGGTGTGTCCGGGCAGTTCAACTCGGTGACGAGCAATTTCGCCTTCCTGACCACGGGCCTGAGCTACGACGCCTCGCAGACCTACCTGACGATCGCGCGCAACGATGCCTCCTTCGGCAGCGTCGGCCAGACCCGCAACCAGACGAGCCTGGGTGCGGCGGGCGAGCGGCTCGGCACCGGCAATCCTGTCTATGATGCCATCGTCAAGCTCGATGCACCCTCGGCGCGCCAGGCGTTCGACGCCCTGTCGGGCGAGGTGCACGCCTCGGCGCAAAGCATCCTGGTCGAGGACAGCACTGTGGTGCGCACAACGGCGATCGATCGCCTGAGGTCGGCCTTCGGGACCGTTGCGGCGGCGCAGCAGCCGGTGATGACCTACGGCTTCACGGCCGATATGGCAGCGCCTGTCACCGGGCCGATGCCGCGGCTTGTCCCCAATGACCGGTTCGCGGTCTGGGGGCAGGGCTTTGGTTCCTGGGGCCGCAACGAAGCCCAGGGTGGCGTCTCCAAACTGTCCCGATCCAGCGGCGGCTTCCTGCTCGGCGCCGATGCGGCGGTCTTCGACAACTGGCGCGTCGGTCTCTACAGCGGCTACAGCCGTTCGACTTTCGAGGCGAAGGGCCGGATTTCCTCCGGCAACAGCGACAATTACCATCTCGGCCTCTATGGCGGCGGCCAATGGGGCGCGCTCGGGCTGCGCGCCGGCGCCGCCTATAGCTGGCACGACCTCACGGTCGACCGGACCGTCTCCTTCACCGGCTTCTCCGACCGGCTGAGGGGTGATTACAACGCTGCGACCGCACAGGTCTTCGGCGAGCTGGGGTACCGCATCGATGCCGGGCGCGTCGCGCTCGAGCCCTTTGCCGGTCTTGCCTATGTCAACCTGCAGACCGATGGCTTCAGCGAGCGGGGTGGGACGGCGGCTCTCGCCAGCCGCAGCTCCGACATGAGCACCGCTTTCTCGACGCTGGGCATGCGGGCATCGACGACCGTGACCGTGAACGGCATGGCGCTGGAATTGCGCGGGGCGCTTGCCTGGCGGCATGCCTTCGGCGACGTCATGCCGGCTTCGCTCCTGTCCTTCGCCGGCGGCACGCCTTTCAGCATCACCGGCATCCCGATCGCGAAGAATGCAGCCGTGCTCGACGCAGGCCTCGACCTCGCCGTGGCGCCCAATGCGAGGCTCAGCCTGTCCTATGGCGGCCAGTACAGCGCCCATGCGATCGAGCAGACCGTCAAGGGCAGCCTCGCCGTCAAATTCTGA
- a CDS encoding substrate-binding domain-containing protein, with amino-acid sequence MSKSITTRRGLLTAAAVLAMSGAASAQQSYKIGLSNGWVGSEWRTQMIEEAQAAAAAWKAKGVNVEVVVQSSTVDVQGQIGHVRNFVNQGVNAIIINPNSPTAFDPVFAQAKARNILVVSTDAEVSSKDAIYVGIDQKDWAVKSAEWLAKALGGKGNIVTINGIAGHPANEMRVAGYREVFAKHPDIKVLNQANADWDQAKGQQAMQNLLATYPALNGVWVQDGMADGAWRAIDAAGKKDQTAATGEIRKDFLTRWSEQKLNSGASVNPPGVMASALNVAVLRLMGKEFKDGVFKGQYGNAIYIPIPFVDNASLPAALKQAEGKPGYWSVTAVVTPDEAQQYFK; translated from the coding sequence ATGAGCAAGAGCATCACAACCCGCAGGGGACTACTGACGGCTGCCGCAGTGCTCGCGATGAGCGGCGCGGCAAGTGCCCAACAATCCTACAAGATCGGGCTGTCGAACGGGTGGGTCGGCAGCGAATGGCGCACGCAGATGATCGAGGAGGCCCAGGCCGCGGCCGCCGCCTGGAAGGCGAAGGGCGTCAATGTCGAGGTCGTGGTCCAGAGCTCGACCGTGGACGTGCAGGGTCAGATCGGCCATGTCCGCAATTTCGTGAACCAGGGCGTCAACGCCATCATCATCAACCCGAACAGCCCGACGGCCTTCGACCCGGTCTTCGCCCAGGCCAAGGCGCGCAACATCCTCGTCGTGTCCACCGATGCCGAGGTCTCGTCCAAGGACGCGATCTATGTCGGCATCGACCAGAAGGACTGGGCGGTGAAATCGGCGGAGTGGCTCGCCAAGGCGCTCGGCGGCAAGGGCAATATCGTCACCATCAACGGCATCGCCGGCCACCCCGCCAACGAGATGCGGGTCGCGGGCTATCGCGAAGTCTTCGCCAAGCATCCCGACATCAAGGTGCTGAACCAGGCCAATGCCGACTGGGACCAGGCCAAGGGCCAGCAGGCAATGCAGAACCTGCTCGCGACCTATCCGGCGCTTAACGGCGTCTGGGTGCAGGACGGCATGGCGGACGGCGCCTGGCGTGCGATCGATGCCGCCGGCAAGAAGGACCAGACCGCCGCGACCGGCGAGATCCGCAAGGATTTCCTGACGCGCTGGTCCGAGCAGAAGCTGAACTCGGGCGCTTCCGTCAATCCGCCGGGCGTCATGGCCTCGGCGCTCAACGTCGCGGTGCTGCGCCTGATGGGCAAGGAGTTCAAGGATGGGGTGTTCAAGGGGCAGTATGGCAACGCCATCTACATCCCGATCCCGTTCGTCGACAATGCCAGCCTGCCGGCGGCCCTGAAGCAGGCTGAGGGCAAGCCGGGCTACTGGTCTGTCACTGCGGTCGTGACGCCTGACGAGGCCCAGCAGTACTTCAAATAG